The nucleotide sequence ccttgcagcgctgaatgacctcatgggtcccagtgcttgtctttggcccaaattttatactCCAATCCAATATAAACTTAACAGCCTCCCTGTAAGAATGCATAGTCTCATGTGCATGAATCTTGTTTTTCTAGTAATGTTTCTAAGACTGTTTTTTAACTTTCAGGTTTATACAAACCCTCCATGACAACTGAAGACTAAGTAATAACATGAGAATCGACATGCACGCTCAACGCTGTCCCGTAGCTAAACTACTGGCTGAAAACCAGAAGAATGCCGGCAACCTCGGAAGACAGGGAACTCACTCTTCTGGCCTCTCATTCAGCCAGTTTCCCTCAAAGCAGTGTCACGGAATAAAGAGCTTCCTAGCTGATAAAGATGACGTCCGCATACCCAGCCAACGCCAGGCACCGCAGAAGAAGGGCAAAAAGTCGCTTTTCCAAAACCTCCAGAAAGAAGAGCGATGGGGCAAGGCTGGCAACGCCAACAAAGCCTTGTTGTACGACAAGGACAAAGTCACTCAGAGGGGCCCACCTCCGCATCCTCAGGCTAAAGTCTTCAACGACAACTGCTCCATTCACGGTGCTCTCGCACGTACAGGGTCCCGGCAACTCGTCATACCCAAGGGCATAAACTACCCTCTGCCAGGTTACATAGACAGCAGACAGATGACCAACGCAGAACGACTGAAAAACTGGAGGCGAAGCTCCTTAAACTTGGCCCTCAACCACCACCAGCCCCTCAGTGCTCCTGCACAGGGCCCAGAGAAGGCATCTTCAACATACTCATTATCAAAATGCCATCATGCAGGTTCAAAGTCCCCTGTCAACTCTTTCTCAGCGTGCACAACAACAACGACACCATCTCCGGGGACAATGACAAAGAAATGCCCGCACGAAGACTTCCAGCGTCAGCGGCCTCAGATCCCGACTGACCGCTCTTTCTTCCCCGTTGGGTGTGTCCAGTCACCCGTCGATAACAAGAACTCACAGAAGTTTCTGGGACTGCAGAACCTCTCAGCCAGTAAGCCGGTCATGTCCGGCCTGGTCACAGACTACACCAACAGAAACCTGGGAGTTTCTTTCTGATGTTCAGTTATGGACAACCAGTGGTACATTGAGGAGGAGGAATGCTTTCTGTACTATGCACAGTACTCGCGTGTCAGTTACACGCCAGTTGGCTATGGCTATGTTCCAATGAACTTCTGACTTCAACTCATGGCAACTTGTCTGTCTCAAGAACTTCTAGTGTTTTAAGCCGATCGATGATAAGATAGTCATGTTCTTTAACTCTAGCACATCAGTGTTCATACTTCCACA is from Macrobrachium rosenbergii isolate ZJJX-2024 chromosome 10, ASM4041242v1, whole genome shotgun sequence and encodes:
- the LOC136842918 gene encoding uncharacterized protein, producing the protein MRIDMHAQRCPVAKLLAENQKNAGNLGRQGTHSSGLSFSQFPSKQCHGIKSFLADKDDVRIPSQRQAPQKKGKKSLFQNLQKEERWGKAGNANKALLYDKDKVTQRGPPPHPQAKVFNDNCSIHGALARTGSRQLVIPKGINYPLPGYIDSRQMTNAERLKNWRRSSLNLALNHHQPLSAPAQGPEKASSTYSLSKCHHAGSKSPVNSFSACTTTTTPSPGTMTKKCPHEDFQRQRPQIPTDRSFFPVGCVQSPVDNKNSQKFLGLQNLSASKPVMSGLVTDYTNRNLGVSF